One window of Candidatus Tokpelaia hoelldoblerii genomic DNA carries:
- a CDS encoding DNA-binding transcriptional regulator AcrR family (bhsal12450), which yields MRQNMQHNSEDWTDRQKDVLNAALHLLVEGKDAPTMADIARRASCSKESIYKWFGDRDRFLEAMVRWQASQVRLVPLSRERIDFAALFSSLENFAGNWLLVLSGSTSIALNRLAIGQGRLGAIVLHNGLFAMAKRLQPLLELGREAGLLAFDDFNAVFRSFFGLVVGDLQIRLLLGDNPVLGAADIARQAHAATQQFFTLYGVKGDKL from the coding sequence ATGCGGCAAAATATGCAACACAATAGCGAGGATTGGACAGACCGTCAGAAAGACGTGCTGAATGCCGCGCTGCATCTGCTGGTTGAAGGCAAGGACGCGCCGACAATGGCCGATATTGCCCGGCGCGCCAGCTGTTCCAAGGAAAGCATTTACAAATGGTTTGGCGACCGTGACCGGTTTCTGGAAGCGATGGTGCGCTGGCAAGCTTCGCAAGTGCGCCTTGTGCCGTTAAGCCGTGAGCGGATAGATTTTGCGGCGCTGTTTTCCAGTCTTGAGAATTTTGCCGGTAACTGGCTGCTGGTTTTATCCGGTTCAACGTCCATTGCGCTTAATCGTTTGGCTATCGGGCAGGGGCGGCTGGGCGCGATTGTTCTGCATAATGGCCTCTTTGCCATGGCGAAGCGCTTGCAGCCACTGCTGGAGCTGGGGCGCGAAGCGGGATTGTTGGCTTTTGATGATTTCAATGCGGTTTTCCGCAGTTTTTTTGGCCTTGTGGTGGGGGATCTGCAAATCCGGCTGCTGCTGGGCGATAATCCGGTATTGGGTGCGGCGGATATAGCCCGCCAGGCCCATGCCGCAACGCAACAGTTTTTTACGCTTTATGGCGTGAAAGGCGACAAACTGTAA
- the glnT gene encoding Putative sodium/glutamine symporter GlnT (bhsal12410) has product MMGLLTDILLNKIMVVVVIGLGLWFTITTRFVQFRYLGRMFNILWSGRLFSRADGAHISSFQALMLSIAGLVGGGNIAGVAVAITLGGPGAVFWMWVAGLLGMATSFIECTLAQAYKRAKPDGGYRGGPAFYITHGIGSNWRWLAALFSVLLLATYGFGFNGAQSHIVVNALHNTITSISGYNLPLWIFALGFAGIVGIIIAGGVQRIVNMADVLVPIMAVGYIFLAMIVLGLSFSAVPATLAYIVKSAFGLDPALGGGIGVIIAQGVRRGLFSNEAGLGSAPNVAAVAEVRHPAAQGIVQAFSVFINTIIICTCTALIILLGGLYNAPEMAQVSGVVLTQNSLAVFLGEWGRIFVSVALSLFVFTTVIYNCYLGENSLSWLSNNNKPLIMGYRVLVVALCVWGGMSNLETIFSFADLFMALLAMVNLFALVLLLKPALQLMRDYDRQLKAGIDEPVFDAGMVDLKGLDPKVWPKSGKSTQA; this is encoded by the coding sequence ATGATGGGCCTGCTGACAGATATTTTATTGAACAAAATTATGGTTGTTGTTGTGATTGGCCTTGGGTTGTGGTTCACAATTACCACGCGGTTTGTCCAGTTCCGCTATTTGGGGCGTATGTTCAATATCTTGTGGTCCGGGCGGTTGTTCAGCCGTGCCGATGGGGCACATATCAGTTCATTTCAGGCATTGATGCTTTCAATCGCGGGCCTTGTTGGTGGCGGTAATATTGCCGGTGTTGCGGTGGCGATCACACTGGGCGGCCCGGGAGCGGTGTTCTGGATGTGGGTTGCCGGTTTGCTGGGCATGGCAACGAGCTTTATTGAATGCACGCTGGCGCAGGCTTATAAGCGGGCCAAGCCTGATGGTGGTTACCGTGGCGGGCCGGCGTTTTATATTACCCATGGCATTGGCAGCAACTGGCGCTGGCTGGCAGCGCTGTTTTCCGTTTTGCTGCTTGCGACCTATGGCTTTGGCTTTAATGGTGCGCAATCGCATATTGTCGTCAATGCGTTGCATAATACGATCACATCCATTAGCGGTTATAATCTTCCCCTATGGATATTTGCCCTTGGTTTTGCCGGTATTGTTGGCATTATCATTGCCGGTGGTGTGCAGCGGATTGTCAATATGGCTGATGTGCTGGTGCCAATTATGGCCGTGGGTTATATTTTCCTGGCCATGATTGTATTGGGATTGAGTTTTTCTGCTGTTCCGGCAACTTTGGCCTATATTGTCAAAAGTGCTTTCGGCCTTGACCCTGCCCTTGGCGGCGGTATCGGGGTGATTATTGCGCAAGGGGTGCGCCGTGGCCTGTTTTCCAATGAGGCAGGGCTTGGCAGTGCGCCGAACGTGGCGGCTGTGGCGGAAGTCCGCCACCCTGCCGCGCAGGGGATTGTGCAGGCTTTTTCCGTGTTTATCAATACAATTATCATCTGCACCTGTACGGCGCTGATCATCCTGCTGGGCGGCCTTTATAATGCGCCTGAAATGGCGCAGGTCAGCGGTGTGGTGCTGACGCAAAATTCACTTGCTGTTTTTCTTGGTGAATGGGGGCGGATTTTTGTCAGTGTAGCACTGAGCCTGTTTGTCTTTACCACAGTTATTTATAACTGCTATCTGGGCGAAAACAGCCTTTCATGGCTGAGCAATAACAACAAGCCGCTGATTATGGGCTACCGTGTGCTGGTGGTTGCACTGTGTGTCTGGGGCGGCATGAGCAATCTTGAAACGATTTTTTCTTTTGCCGATCTGTTTATGGCCCTTCTGGCGATGGTCAACCTGTTTGCACTGGTGCTGCTGCTGAAACCGGCCTTGCAATTGATGCGCGATTATGACCGGCAATTGAAGGCCGGTATTGACGAGCCGGTTTTTGATGCGGGCATGGTTGACCTGAAAGGGCTTGACCCGAAAGTCTGGCCGAAGAGTGGCAAATCAACACAAGCTTGA
- a CDS encoding Hypothetical protein (bhsal12430) has protein sequence MRRAFYILAGGVFLLFSPAAAMALEIDNPYIRQSPAPLPLPAPGYRQAPTPQRRPYNPKPVSPAAPPSVNTTPNANHIEWCQSRYRSYRLRDNSYVPPSGGGRVPCASPYRQ, from the coding sequence ATGCGTCGTGCTTTTTATATCCTTGCAGGCGGTGTTTTCCTGCTGTTTTCACCAGCAGCGGCTATGGCGCTGGAAATTGATAACCCTTATATCCGGCAATCGCCAGCCCCCCTGCCGCTTCCCGCGCCGGGCTACAGGCAGGCGCCCACGCCACAACGCCGCCCCTATAATCCAAAGCCGGTCTCGCCCGCTGCACCGCCAAGCGTCAACACCACACCCAATGCCAATCATATAGAATGGTGCCAAAGCCGCTACCGCTCCTATCGTCTGCGCGATAACAGCTATGTTCCGCCAAGCGGCGGCGGGCGGGTGCCATGCGCCTCTCCCTACAGGCAATAA
- a CDS encoding Hypothetical protein (bhsal12400), translating to MTHIANRIFCAAGGLLGACGIAAYAAAAHITQGYYSVLAPILLGNGAVLVALGLSSKQCMVIWIAGFLITFGAILFSSDLICAQIMQFHLFRYAAPLGGIMIILGWLVFTMTAFLPNPAKYNQ from the coding sequence ATGACGCATATTGCCAATCGTATTTTCTGCGCAGCAGGAGGCTTGTTAGGTGCTTGCGGTATTGCTGCTTACGCAGCGGCTGCACATATAACACAGGGTTATTATTCGGTGCTCGCACCTATTCTTCTCGGTAATGGCGCCGTTCTTGTCGCCCTTGGCCTGTCATCCAAGCAATGTATGGTGATATGGATTGCCGGTTTTCTGATTACCTTTGGCGCGATTTTGTTCAGTTCAGATCTTATCTGCGCGCAAATCATGCAGTTTCATCTGTTTCGCTATGCCGCGCCGCTTGGCGGCATCATGATTATTCTTGGCTGGCTGGTTTTCACCATGACGGCCTTTTTGCCCAATCCGGCCAAGTATAACCAATAA
- a CDS encoding Glutathione S-transferase (bhsal12420) — MPARQKKPIELYYWPTPNSWKISIMLEELKVPYNVNYVNIGKGEQFSPEFAQISPNNRVPAIIDPQGPDGEPITVFESGAILLYLAQKFGRFYPKEARARTLVDEWLMWQIAGLGPMSGQAGYFNIYAPKKIVFAIERYKNEVKRLYGVMNKHLEGRSYLADNYSIADMACVGWIAGHAAFGMDLKEFPYIKRWLKLVRERPAVQKGLKLGQNIKGSFTADRRARKILFGKKS, encoded by the coding sequence ATGCCTGCAAGACAGAAAAAACCGATTGAGCTTTATTACTGGCCGACGCCCAATAGCTGGAAAATCAGCATTATGCTGGAAGAATTGAAAGTTCCCTATAATGTCAATTATGTCAATATTGGCAAGGGTGAGCAGTTCTCGCCGGAATTTGCGCAAATCTCGCCCAATAACCGCGTGCCGGCGATTATTGATCCGCAAGGGCCGGATGGCGAGCCGATTACGGTTTTTGAATCGGGGGCGATTTTGCTTTATCTGGCGCAAAAATTCGGCCGTTTTTATCCTAAGGAGGCCCGTGCCCGCACGCTTGTTGATGAATGGCTGATGTGGCAAATTGCCGGCCTTGGCCCTATGTCGGGGCAGGCGGGGTATTTCAATATCTATGCGCCGAAAAAAATCGTCTTCGCTATTGAGCGTTATAAAAATGAGGTCAAGCGTCTTTATGGGGTGATGAACAAACATCTGGAAGGGCGCAGTTATCTGGCTGACAATTACTCCATTGCCGATATGGCCTGTGTCGGCTGGATTGCCGGCCACGCTGCTTTCGGGATGGATTTGAAGGAATTCCCCTATATAAAACGCTGGCTGAAACTGGTGCGTGAGCGCCCTGCCGTACAGAAAGGGCTGAAGCTGGGGCAAAATATCAAAGGCAGTTTTACTGCTGACCGCAGGGCAAGAAAAATTCTTTTCGGCAAAAAATCATAA
- the kup gene encoding Putative potassium transport system protein Kup (bhsal12490) encodes MANLTDIPDLEEEPGGPPKESFRLLLLGALGVVCGDIGTSPIYAFREALHAGVGHDALEREDIFGVISLIFWALMLVVTIKYIIFVLRADNNGEGGILSLMALVHEHVRKRKKWALALGVVGSSLFFGDSVIMPAMSVLSAIEGLEIVAPDLEAFIVPATVGVLLLLFSMQRFGTTRMSVVFGPVMLVWFLALGILGAWHIFDDMSILAALQPWYGASYVIYNPSIAFVVIGAVFLAVTGAEALYADLGHFGRNPIIAAWLVIAFPCLVLNYFGQGAFILTNGEAMANPFYQMVPEWALVPMIILATLATVIASQAVITGAFSMARQAVQLNILPRLEILHTSATTPGQIYVPRVNFILAALVLLLVIGFGRSSRLASAYGIAVAGNMLVTTLLLFIVMLRIWKWNIIIAFALTLAFSIVDLLFFSANLLKIREGAWVSIGLAALMGILVWTWLRGSRNLFRKTRKNEVALDLIVEKLLADEPPLIPGTAIFLTGDPERVPTALMHSLKHYKVLHEHNVILTVRTASRPRVRNKDRARVSQINKRFMLVTLRFGFMEQPNIPRALGLCRQLGWKFDMMTTSFFVSRRSIKSSPKSDMPHWQRKLFFTMAGSAMDATQYFQIPTDRVIEIGTQVVV; translated from the coding sequence ATGGCAAATCTGACCGATATACCGGATCTGGAAGAAGAGCCCGGCGGCCCCCCGAAGGAAAGCTTCAGGCTTTTGCTGCTTGGTGCGCTTGGCGTGGTTTGTGGCGATATCGGCACCAGCCCGATCTATGCTTTCCGTGAGGCGCTGCACGCGGGTGTGGGGCATGATGCCCTTGAAAGGGAGGATATCTTCGGTGTCATTTCGTTGATCTTCTGGGCGCTGATGCTGGTTGTCACGATAAAATATATTATTTTTGTGCTGCGGGCGGATAACAACGGTGAAGGCGGGATTTTATCCTTGATGGCGCTGGTGCATGAACATGTGCGCAAGCGCAAAAAATGGGCGCTGGCACTGGGGGTTGTCGGCTCTTCGCTGTTTTTCGGTGATTCCGTTATCATGCCTGCTATGTCCGTGTTATCGGCCATTGAAGGGCTGGAGATTGTTGCGCCTGATCTGGAGGCTTTCATTGTGCCGGCCACGGTGGGCGTGCTGCTGCTGCTGTTTTCCATGCAGCGCTTTGGCACAACCAGGATGTCGGTGGTGTTTGGCCCCGTTATGCTGGTGTGGTTTCTGGCGCTGGGTATTTTGGGAGCCTGGCATATTTTTGATGATATGTCGATTCTGGCGGCTTTACAGCCCTGGTACGGTGCAAGCTATGTCATCTATAACCCGTCTATTGCTTTTGTTGTCATCGGCGCGGTGTTTCTGGCGGTGACAGGGGCAGAAGCGCTTTATGCCGATCTTGGTCATTTTGGCCGCAACCCGATTATCGCCGCCTGGCTTGTTATCGCCTTTCCCTGTCTTGTCCTTAATTATTTCGGGCAGGGAGCGTTTATTCTCACCAATGGCGAGGCCATGGCCAATCCATTTTATCAGATGGTGCCGGAATGGGCGCTGGTGCCGATGATCATTCTGGCGACGCTTGCCACGGTTATTGCCAGCCAGGCGGTGATAACGGGAGCGTTTTCCATGGCGCGGCAGGCGGTGCAGCTCAATATTCTGCCGCGCCTTGAAATCCTGCATACATCAGCAACAACGCCGGGGCAGATCTATGTGCCGCGTGTCAATTTTATTCTGGCGGCGCTGGTGTTGCTGCTGGTCATCGGTTTTGGCAGATCGTCCAGGCTGGCTTCCGCCTATGGCATTGCGGTGGCGGGCAATATGCTGGTGACAACATTGCTGCTGTTTATTGTCATGCTGCGGATATGGAAGTGGAATATAATCATTGCTTTTGCATTGACTCTTGCTTTCAGTATTGTGGATCTGCTGTTCTTCAGCGCCAATCTGCTGAAAATCAGGGAAGGCGCATGGGTGTCTATCGGGCTTGCCGCCCTGATGGGAATTCTGGTCTGGACATGGCTTCGCGGCAGCAGAAATCTGTTCCGCAAAACCCGCAAGAATGAAGTGGCGCTGGATTTGATTGTTGAAAAGCTGCTGGCGGATGAACCGCCTTTGATACCGGGCACGGCAATATTTTTAACCGGCGATCCCGAGCGCGTGCCGACAGCATTGATGCACAGCCTGAAACATTACAAAGTGCTGCATGAGCATAATGTGATTCTGACAGTGCGCACGGCCTCACGGCCGCGGGTGCGCAACAAGGATCGGGCGCGGGTTTCACAGATCAACAAGCGGTTCATGCTGGTGACACTGCGGTTCGGCTTTATGGAACAGCCCAATATCCCGCGCGCGCTGGGGCTTTGCCGCCAGCTGGGCTGGAAATTCGATATGATGACAACATCGTTTTTCGTCTCGCGCCGCTCTATCAAATCCAGTCCGAAATCCGATATGCCGCACTGGCAGCGCAAGCTGTTTTTCACCATGGCGGGCAGCGCTATGGACGCGACACAGTATTTTCAGATTCCGACAGACCGCGTCATTGAGATCGGGACGCAGGTGGTGGTATAG
- the ilvC gene encoding Ketol-acid reductoisomerase (precursor) (bhsal12440), which produces MRVFYDRDADLNLIKSKKVVMVGYGSQGRAHALNLKDSGAQEIRVALRPGSATAKKAEADGFQVVTVAEGAKWADLMMMATPDELQADIYKEHIHDNLRDGAAIAFAHGLNVHFGLIEPRRSVDVIMVAPKGPGHTVRGEYQKGGGVPCLIAIEQDASGNAHDIALSYACGVGGGRSGVIETTFKEECETDLFGEQAVLCGGLVELIRAGFETLVEGGYAPEMAYFECLHEVKLIVDLIYEGGIANMNYSISNTAEWGEYVSGPRVITPATKAAMKDILTDIQTGRFTSEWMQEYKAGAARFKGIRRLNDAHPIEQVGEKLRGMMPWIKSNALVDKSRN; this is translated from the coding sequence ATGCGTGTATTTTATGATCGTGATGCTGATTTGAATCTGATCAAATCAAAAAAGGTTGTTATGGTCGGTTATGGCAGCCAGGGCCGTGCCCATGCACTGAATTTGAAGGATTCCGGTGCACAGGAAATCCGTGTCGCCCTGCGCCCGGGTTCGGCAACGGCGAAAAAGGCTGAAGCGGACGGCTTTCAGGTTGTCACTGTGGCGGAAGGCGCCAAATGGGCTGACCTGATGATGATGGCGACGCCGGATGAATTGCAGGCTGATATTTATAAAGAGCATATCCATGACAATCTGCGTGATGGTGCGGCGATTGCCTTTGCCCATGGCCTGAATGTGCACTTCGGTCTGATTGAGCCGCGCAGGAGTGTTGATGTTATCATGGTGGCGCCGAAAGGCCCCGGCCATACGGTGCGTGGTGAATATCAGAAGGGCGGCGGCGTGCCGTGCCTGATTGCAATTGAGCAGGATGCTTCCGGCAACGCCCATGATATAGCGCTTTCCTATGCCTGTGGTGTTGGCGGCGGCCGGTCCGGCGTGATTGAGACGACCTTCAAGGAAGAATGCGAAACCGACCTGTTCGGTGAGCAGGCTGTGCTATGTGGTGGCCTGGTGGAACTTATCCGTGCCGGTTTTGAGACATTGGTTGAAGGTGGCTATGCGCCGGAAATGGCGTATTTCGAATGCCTGCATGAAGTGAAGCTGATTGTCGACCTCATCTATGAAGGCGGCATTGCCAATATGAACTATTCCATCTCCAACACGGCGGAATGGGGTGAATATGTATCCGGCCCGCGGGTTATCACACCGGCAACCAAAGCGGCGATGAAAGACATCCTGACGGATATCCAGACCGGCAGGTTCACCTCGGAATGGATGCAGGAATACAAGGCCGGGGCGGCACGCTTTAAAGGCATCCGCCGCCTGAATGACGCGCATCCGATTGAACAGGTTGGTGAAAAACTGCGCGGCATGATGCCGTGGATCAAATCAAATGCGCTGGTGGATAAAAGCCGTAACTGA
- a CDS encoding Hypothetical protein (bhsal12380): MLKYLQSIFFYKSGVAGYNVLQSCFSLAYSCLVIRDHFSVNARMQAACSAILQNKNHPVEIIEKNIINANICKQ, encoded by the coding sequence ATGTTAAAGTATCTGCAATCAATTTTCTTTTATAAAAGTGGCGTTGCCGGCTATAATGTCCTTCAAAGCTGTTTTTCCCTGGCATATAGCTGTTTGGTTATCCGTGATCATTTTTCCGTGAATGCCCGCATGCAGGCAGCCTGTTCTGCCATCCTGCAGAATAAAAACCATCCTGTTGAAATCATTGAAAAAAATATCATCAATGCAAATATCTGCAAGCAATAG
- a CDS encoding Putative membrane protein (bhsal12460): protein MIRITDEERARIAQAVRVAESRTSGEIYVVLARESDDYFYTASFMMSFITLVLAILCAFWLHWSWRDIPLHYFGLGMLGFYLFCLFCLAVIPSLRLWLTPARVKQRHAHNNAVRQFLAHNVGRTSGRTAVLLFVSLAEHYAEVIADSGINARVQQQEWHDIVALLTSHARKGELAGGYVRAIDKAGALLAGHFPPDGRNENVLSDELVEI from the coding sequence ATGATACGTATAACCGATGAAGAACGGGCGCGGATTGCGCAAGCGGTGCGGGTGGCGGAGAGCCGGACCAGCGGCGAGATTTATGTGGTGCTGGCGCGTGAAAGCGATGATTATTTTTACACGGCCAGTTTTATGATGAGCTTTATCACACTGGTGCTGGCGATTTTATGCGCCTTCTGGCTGCACTGGAGCTGGCGGGATATTCCGCTGCATTATTTCGGGCTGGGTATGCTGGGGTTCTATCTGTTCTGCCTGTTCTGCCTTGCGGTCATACCCTCATTGCGGTTGTGGCTGACGCCGGCCCGTGTCAAACAGCGCCATGCCCATAACAATGCCGTGCGGCAGTTTCTGGCGCATAATGTCGGCCGCACCAGTGGACGCACCGCTGTTTTGCTGTTTGTGTCCCTGGCCGAACACTATGCTGAAGTGATTGCCGACAGCGGTATTAACGCCCGCGTGCAACAGCAGGAATGGCATGATATTGTTGCATTGTTGACAAGCCATGCCCGCAAGGGTGAACTGGCCGGTGGTTATGTCAGGGCTATAGACAAGGCGGGGGCACTGTTGGCTGGCCATTTTCCGCCTGACGGACGCAATGAAAACGTCCTGTCTGATGAACTGGTGGAAATCTGA
- a CDS encoding LemA family protein (bhsal12480): protein MSDILPLQRFALMRRGFAALCVVLLTALLAGCGFNTIPTREEQAKASWAEVQNQYQRRADLVPNLVETVKGYASHERETLQAVIDARARATQTQISGDVLNNPELMQQYMQNQAGLSSALSRLMVVVERYPDLKANQNFLTLQSQLEGTENRIAVARRDYIDHVRAYNTSLRTLPTMLWKWLWYRDARPMPAFETAPENSQAPRVEFNQ from the coding sequence ATGTCTGATATTTTGCCCTTACAACGTTTTGCGCTCATGCGCCGCGGCTTTGCCGCCCTGTGTGTTGTCCTGTTGACAGCGCTGCTCGCCGGTTGCGGGTTCAACACCATCCCCACGCGGGAAGAACAGGCCAAGGCCAGCTGGGCGGAAGTGCAGAACCAGTATCAGCGCCGTGCCGACCTGGTGCCAAATCTGGTTGAAACGGTGAAAGGCTATGCTTCGCATGAGCGTGAAACCCTGCAGGCGGTGATTGATGCCCGCGCCAGGGCGACACAAACGCAAATCAGCGGTGATGTGCTGAACAATCCTGAACTGATGCAGCAATATATGCAAAATCAGGCCGGTCTTTCCAGCGCGCTTTCCCGCCTGATGGTGGTGGTGGAACGCTACCCTGATTTGAAAGCCAACCAGAACTTTCTGACGCTGCAATCACAGCTTGAAGGCACGGAAAACCGCATAGCTGTGGCGCGGCGTGATTATATCGACCATGTGCGCGCCTATAATACTTCTCTGCGCACCCTGCCGACAATGCTCTGGAAATGGCTGTGGTATCGCGATGCCCGGCCAATGCCGGCTTTTGAGACAGCCCCGGAAAACAGCCAGGCGCCCAGGGTTGAGTTTAATCAATGA
- a CDS encoding Aminotransferase class I and II (bhsal12390), translated as MQISASNSAQYGLTLSPSAADLVAIDCKQDGTYAQHVLDALAEQDIFICKLTAPVLERSIRVSVASDCVLNYFEQALARALGMANQ; from the coding sequence ATGCAAATATCTGCAAGCAATAGCGCTCAATACGGCCTCACTCTTTCACCCTCGGCAGCCGATCTTGTCGCCATTGATTGCAAACAGGATGGCACTTATGCTCAACATGTACTGGATGCTCTGGCTGAACAGGATATATTTATCTGTAAACTTACTGCACCGGTGCTTGAGCGTTCTATCCGTGTTTCTGTCGCATCGGATTGTGTTTTGAATTATTTTGAACAAGCTCTTGCCCGGGCTTTGGGGATGGCCAATCAATAG
- a CDS encoding Hypothetical protein (bhsal12470), whose amino-acid sequence MKVYRRLEHFQEKWKHFSAGRCGKARNSGRASGVSRIQYTLIPAVLFFLAVLCQTGTAWAQVPLPQLVGRVVDNAAILDSATKAQLTATLAVWEQKTGDQLVVVTVPSLGFEDIESFANRLFRQWALGQARVNNGVLLVVAPNDRQVRIEVGYGLEGTLTDALSFVIINTWMLPAFRDGDYNKGVREGVGAIFSVLEGDSAGVEDRARAARAAAAKAAEQEEMIENIMGFVVFAIVFLIIVMPVLASVFGKKVGPNRYLWLGIVFTIGAAGGGFGGGGFGGGGFGGGMGGGGFGGGGGSSGGGGASGRW is encoded by the coding sequence ATGAAGGTATACCGGCGTCTGGAGCATTTCCAGGAAAAGTGGAAACACTTTTCCGCAGGACGATGCGGCAAGGCAAGGAATTCAGGGCGTGCATCTGGTGTAAGCCGAATTCAATACACTCTGATACCGGCTGTGCTGTTTTTTCTGGCGGTTCTCTGCCAGACGGGGACAGCATGGGCGCAGGTGCCGTTGCCGCAACTGGTAGGGCGCGTTGTCGATAATGCGGCCATTCTTGATTCTGCAACAAAGGCGCAATTAACGGCAACCCTTGCCGTGTGGGAGCAGAAAACCGGCGACCAGCTGGTCGTGGTCACTGTGCCTTCATTGGGATTTGAGGATATTGAAAGCTTTGCCAACAGGCTGTTCCGGCAATGGGCTTTGGGGCAGGCGCGGGTTAATAACGGGGTTCTGCTGGTGGTTGCCCCCAATGACCGGCAGGTGCGCATTGAGGTCGGTTACGGGCTGGAAGGCACGCTGACAGACGCGCTTTCCTTTGTCATCATCAATACATGGATGCTCCCCGCCTTTCGTGACGGGGATTATAATAAAGGGGTACGTGAAGGCGTGGGGGCCATTTTTTCCGTACTGGAAGGTGACAGTGCCGGTGTGGAAGACCGTGCCCGTGCTGCCCGGGCCGCTGCGGCAAAAGCAGCGGAACAGGAAGAAATGATTGAAAACATCATGGGTTTTGTGGTGTTTGCGATTGTGTTTTTGATTATCGTCATGCCGGTTCTGGCCTCTGTCTTTGGAAAAAAAGTCGGGCCTAACCGTTATCTGTGGCTTGGCATTGTCTTTACCATAGGGGCGGCAGGCGGCGGTTTCGGAGGAGGCGGCTTTGGCGGTGGCGGTTTTGGCGGAGGTATGGGCGGCGGCGGCTTTGGCGGCGGTGGCGGTTCATCCGGTGGCGGTGGGGCGTCAGGGCGATGGTGA
- a CDS encoding Porin (bhsal12370), translating to MNIKSLLLRSAAVILTVTGAHAADIVIAEPEPVEYVRVCDAYGAGYFYIPGTQTCMRISGYMRTTLGGGDDVYALRRDKVRKDTYDWSSRATVRFHTASETDLGTLRTLIELRSEWANGGDTTSGSLRKGYIELGGLRAGLDDSIFAHWTGYYGNVVNDDVMSPLGKRTHVISYTYNAGNGFSAIIGVEQGGNSVDKYGYRSPVWDPDTGEVSFRHEQIGGVIDDYTPNVVGGLKFAQGWGGVALVAAYDARIEEWAAKARIDYNVTEQFSLWAMAGYKSGDDYYGATEASWTKRRNGTTVDHYGYHLARQSMYGDWGGAWVAWTGGTYKFTPKTSFNFQTAYDDSRTFTAAVNLSHELVPGLTITPELGYVKWDNNWKARNADATEILNDTMKGKNAVQGVIQLQRSF from the coding sequence ATGAATATCAAAAGCCTTCTTTTGAGGTCTGCCGCCGTCATATTGACTGTTACCGGCGCACATGCTGCAGATATTGTTATAGCCGAGCCTGAACCGGTGGAATATGTGCGTGTTTGCGACGCTTACGGCGCTGGCTATTTCTACATTCCGGGCACACAGACCTGCATGCGCATTTCCGGCTATATGCGGACCACGCTTGGTGGCGGGGATGATGTTTATGCCCTGCGCCGTGACAAGGTGAGGAAAGACACTTATGACTGGTCAAGCCGCGCCACTGTGCGTTTCCATACTGCATCAGAAACCGACCTCGGCACCCTGCGCACTTTGATCGAGCTGCGTTCGGAATGGGCCAATGGCGGTGACACTACCAGCGGTTCCCTGCGCAAGGGCTATATCGAGCTGGGCGGCCTGCGTGCCGGCCTTGATGATTCTATCTTCGCCCACTGGACAGGTTACTACGGTAACGTTGTCAATGATGATGTGATGAGCCCGCTGGGCAAGCGCACCCATGTTATCAGCTATACCTATAATGCCGGCAATGGCTTCTCCGCCATCATCGGTGTTGAACAGGGCGGCAACTCTGTCGATAAATATGGCTATCGCTCGCCGGTCTGGGATCCGGATACAGGTGAGGTCAGCTTCCGCCATGAGCAGATCGGCGGTGTTATTGACGATTACACCCCCAATGTTGTCGGTGGTTTGAAGTTTGCCCAGGGTTGGGGCGGCGTGGCTCTTGTTGCCGCTTATGATGCCCGCATTGAGGAATGGGCAGCCAAAGCACGTATTGACTATAACGTCACCGAACAGTTCTCGCTGTGGGCCATGGCCGGTTACAAGTCGGGTGATGATTATTACGGCGCAACAGAAGCCAGCTGGACAAAGAGACGTAACGGCACCACAGTTGATCACTACGGCTACCACCTTGCCAGACAGTCCATGTATGGTGACTGGGGCGGTGCCTGGGTTGCGTGGACAGGGGGCACTTACAAGTTCACCCCGAAAACCAGCTTCAACTTCCAGACGGCCTATGACGACAGCAGAACCTTCACTGCGGCGGTCAACCTTTCGCATGAGCTGGTTCCCGGCCTGACCATCACTCCGGAACTGGGTTATGTCAAATGGGATAACAACTGGAAGGCCCGTAATGCGGATGCTACGGAAATTCTCAATGACACGATGAAAGGCAAAAATGCCGTTCAGGGTGTTATTCAGTTGCAGCGTTCTTTCTGA